CGTGGCATCAAGGCACCTGGGAGCCCTTTAGGCTCTGATGGGGCTGTAGTGGGTTTTTCCTGAGCAAACTTTGTCTTTAACTACGACGGGGGCGACTTGGATCTGGCAGGCAGGAAGCGTGCGGTTTGTCTGCTGTCCGTGAGAGCACATGATGCTCTGGGAAGCAGTGGAGCCTTGGGTATGATTCACTGGAGGAGGGGGAAACATGGAAAACAGTGTCTGTCGTTAAGCTCCGGGAACCAGGAAAGTGAGCTGGAAATGTGagtaatatataattttactaaaattaaatgCCAGGTACTTCAGacgttttctttctgtgttttcagtGTCTTGTCTGATCCGTGATGTCCCACTGTGTCATGTTTGCAGCTGATCAGTTTTCTGGTTAGCTTTCCCAGAGTTCTCGTCTCCTGCTCCCCAGGGCGGTGTGGGTGCAGAGCGGGTTTCGGGGGCACACTTTGTGGGTATGGCATTGCCCTGTTAGCCAGATGCCTTTAGACCATTCACTACTGCCTTGGGACATCCCTTTCCCCTATAACGTGGTTTACTAATCCCTGCGCGTCAGTTGACTGTCCGGAGGCCCGGCTGGGTTGATACACCTCACTGTGCCTTGTCAGTATTGAAGTGCCACTTGGGCATGAGATTCGGAGGATCACCGGTGCTGTAGTAGGTCTGTGCTGGTGACTCTGACGTTGGATGGTCACAGGTATGTACGGCCTGAGCTTCAGGCTGCTTCTTCCCACCAGCCTAGGCTACTCTTCATCCTTTGGCTCTTTCCCGCATTCTCCCCTGTCTGTGATGTGGCACGTGCTGGCTTCCCCGGGGCTCTAGCTGTCATGTGTGAGcctggcccctccccaggcctctctgCTACAGCCGGGTCATGAGCCTGTGAAAAGGCAGGGCTGTGTCTTACTTTCTGTGGCCTTCACAGGATAGGGGCTCAGTCAACGTTGCTTGATAAACTGGAGTCTGAATTGGACAGAGGCAGATTCGGACTGGGAAGCTCATCATTCCGTCCAGAGTTTCTGGAGTGTGTTCAGTAGGCTCCAGGAACCTCATTTTGGCGGGCAGGGAGAAGATAGTCTCAGGGAAGCAGTTCACGCACCTTATCAAGCATTACGTCTTATCCAGATTGAGAAGAAAACCTGATACTGAAGAGGAGTATTGTGACAATGTAGTTTTTCCCTAGTCTGATAAATTGCATGTTTAGCGATAAATTTCCATTTAGGTAAAGTCCAGTTTATCTCGGGTCCGACTGGCTGGAAGTCTGTCCAGCGAAACGGCCTCATCTATGCCGTGTGATTATGGCTGTTTGCTCTCATAGCCCCGGAGGCGTTCGTTGGGAAGCCCTGTAATGTCTTCTGAATCATCACAGGAAGATGGAATTGTGGACAGGCGGGTTTCaaaattaaggtttttttgttttgtttggtttttgtaatTCTTCAAAAATTGTTGGGGTATATGTAGCATATATGGAACTGTTTGACCAGAACATATTCTCCCGTGATTGCCTTAATAGGCTGAAAATTTATTCTCAAACTGCTTTTAAGTCATTCTATATAGTCAACTCAGAGGATAAGAGGGAGAAAAATCACCCATAAATGAAAAGCTGTGGCTTACGCAGTGAATTACTTAGGCTTACAGCTGATGTGTCCCTCCGCGTTCACTGCTCACTTGCCCTGTGCTAGTACGATTATTGGGTCTGTATTATGTCCAGTCCCTATTTAAACCCCTCCGAGGCATATTGTACTGTGACCACATGGTAGATGAGGGCACTGGGCTGAGTGGCTTGCCTGTGAGATGGTGAGTGGAACTAAAGCTTGGGGCTGGAGTTTGCCACATCTCCTGCTCTTTCCACCTAGCCCCTGATGGCGTACTGATCCTGGCACACAATCCACCTGAAAGGTGTGAACATACTCGCAAGCGGCCCCTCTGCTCTCACTCCTTCACGATTCTGCCCATCCTTCGTTCCGTGGCCGTGGggcctgcctttccttccccGGTCACCCGTGTACGGCTTCCTTTTTGTTCACTCACAGTCCTCACCATGGCCTACCACGCTGGGTAGCGTGCCGGGCAGTGAGGGTACAGGATGAGCAGGGCTTGGTGTGGTTCTGGAAGCCCCCGgaaagggggggcgggggcgcagaTGAAGACTTTGTTAATATTGGTGTGATGAgctttttattaaagatttgCTTGGGCCCTTGGGTATCCAGAGCACAGCTCCTAAAGCTGCAGGCATGGTTAGCAGtgagtgctgtgtgtgtgtgtggggggggagggggcacacacATATACCATTAGCCACAGAAAGTGGCACTGGCACATCTTACCTGAAGAATGGCAAGTAGACTGTCGGAACTGCAGAGCACTACGCTTGGGGGTGTGAGGATGGGAAGGTGGTCGGCCTTTGGGACTCTGGCGAGAAGGCGGTGCCAAGCTGCTGAAAATTGTAACTAAGGGCATGATGTGGTCGGATCTGCGTTATACAGAGCTCACGCTGGGATGAAAACAAGTAAAGTGGACACCTGCATCAGGTGGGCAGATTGAGTGTGGGTAGCCTGGGTGTGGTGCCATCCTACGTCACCATTGGGGGAAGCAGGGCAAAGGGTATATGGGATCGCCGTGTGTTCATTTCCTACAACTGCCTGTGAGTCTGCAGTGGGAGAAGGCATGCCTGGGTGCATAAAATACTAGCTTACCTTTCATCTGATTCAGGCGGAGAGGCGGGCTGTGACTGTTGATTTCTCTGGGTTTCTCAGTGCACGAGCCCAAGCTTCTCTGCTGTGAAACAGGCTGCCCCCTGAGGCGGATGGTGGCTGTGGACTCTGAGAATAATTTGCATCCCTTAAAGAAAAGTCATTGAAATTACCCACCACATTTCTAGTTAAAAGACTTCTcatttgttacaaaaaaaaaaaaaaagattgtcctGGCAGTAAAGAACATGGTGGACTGTGGGGGCTGAGACCCAAGGCAGAAAGAACCCCAGGAATAAACAGGGGAGGAGGGACCTGGGCTGAGCCCACAATGGTGTTCCTGGTCTTTTATCGGCTGTGCCTTGCCAGTCACCCACGCTGTATGTAGCATTCTCTAACAGATGCAATATAGGATGCTGCCTTTGGACCGGGTCACTCAGGTTGCAGGTGGGGGTGGTGTTTATAGCCCCACCCATGTTCCACACAGCTGAGGGCTTTGGGAGTGTCCGTTGAGGGACTTCCCTCAAGTGGACTGCTGTGGTCGGTATGTTCTGGATGGTAGAGCTGCACGCTCGGAGCCAGGGCAGACGGCACCAGTTCTCAGCCAGTGTGGCACCACAGCCCTGAGTCTCGGTTCTGTCACGTGGAAAGAAAGTAGTTGAGGCACCTCCTTCGTGCTGTGGGGAAGATCCAGAGAGCTAATGCTGCTGGTGGAGGCTTAGAACACGATCCTCCACGTTGGAGGCATCTGGTGACTTTGGATTATGCCGAGTGGCAGATCCTTGTCAAACCAAGCCGGCCTGGAGCACGCAGGCAAgttctccaggctccgagcaagcgGAGTTTATTATGGAAGGGCTCTGCAAGCACATCCCCGCTCAGGGGCAGGGTGCTGAGCCGAGGGGTGGCATCTTCGCTTGGATGGCCCCACACGGCCGACCTCAGACCCTGGGGCTCTGGCGTCACACCGACCTGGGTGAGCACGGGGGTTCCTCGCCTTACTGGAGCTCTTTGGCCTGAGCCTCGGCAAATGGAGATGACGATGGTGATGAGATATTTCTCCCTAGTGCGGTGAGGAATTAAATAATCAGCATGAGGCACCCGGTGCAAGGCCGGTCTCCCCTTCGCCATTCAGAGCATGCCAGGGTTTCCATCCGAGCGCTCATTCCTCTTTTTCAGGAACAAGACTGCCAACGGAGACTGCCGAAAAGACCCCCGGGAGCGCAGCCGCAGCCCCATCGAGCGTGCCGTGGCCCCCACCATGAGCCTTCACGGCAACCACCTGTACAcatccctccccagcctcagcaTGGAGCAGCCCCTGGCGCTGACCAAGAACAGCATGGACGCCAGCAGGCCGGCTGGCATCGCGCCCACGCTGACCCCTGCGGAGCGGCAGCAGGTATGCCTTTGTCCAGGAGGGCTCAGGTTGGCGGCCGGTCATCGGTCCAGGGGTGTGGGGACCGCGGCCCGGGTGGAGACCACGGGGCAGAGGACCGGGAGGGAGGTGGCGGCCTGTTACAAGGTCACACTGTGACGAAGTTAAATGTCAGGTTGCTTTGCTTTGGGTTGGAATTCTATAAAGTCAGTGGTCAGAGGGGTTATTAGTTCATGCTGGTGAGAAATCTGTGATTGGCAGATAGGAATGttttttattaaaggaaaataaggaaattaaattattaCTTAATAAACACAGTTCGCTTGATTAAAAACCCAATATTTCaaaaatggggctcctggggaaATACGAAAGGAAGCATTGGCATTGAGGTTTGGAATCCCTGCATGAGCCCATGGTGTTTCTCTCTGAACCGCTAGGGCCTTGTGACCTAATAGGTCCCGCTGTCACCGTTTGTTTAAGATCGACTGGCAGTGAGTGGAGGAAGGTGCCGGGTCCTGAGGAGATGCTGTGTGCAGCTGGAGGCCCCGGGCTCTGCTTCTGGGCTCCCCTCTGCTTTCCTGCAGCCCCCCACCGAAGTGCCTGTGGCTGGGCTTCCGGCCACCCCTCCTGACACAGCTGGCCCAGCACGCCTGGCGCCAGTCTCTGATCTAGTCTGTAGTAACTGCTGTCGGCAGGGCCTTGGCATCGGATGAAGTCGTGCCAGTGCCTGTGAATCCAGTAAGGCCGACGAACGGTTGCATTTCCCACAGGGGAGCCAGACATCTGCATCCCGTTTGTTTCGTTCATTCATGTAACAGAACGGGGTAGATACCTACCATGTCCGAGCATGCTAGAAGCTGGGCAGGCAAGATAAGGGCACTCACGGTTTTAGTGTAGAGGAGACTGGTTATCAAATAACTATATTAACGTATCTGTAGACAGACACTGCACACTTACTAGTACTGCCCGTGCCTCGGGCACTCGGCAAAGCTCTGGAGGTACAGAGACGCATGAGTGGAATACGTTTCCAACCCGGAAGGAGCTTGCAGTCAAGTCAGGGGAGTGGGTGCATGCAAAGAGGATTGCACTCAGAGCCCACAGTAGAGGTGTTTTAGGCATCAGAGAATTTGATTCTAGGAACAGGGAATTCAGCCCTCTGGCTGCAGCCACTGCCGCGGGGAGTCCTTTGgcaaggtgggggtgggattCCACTGGGAAGATCAGTCTCTAAGCCCATGGTGGCTTGGGGGAAGAAGCTCCCTGGAGCCCCTGGAGCCATGTCTGCCCAGAACAGCTGTCTCTGAAGCTTTAGTGTTTCTTGGATCATGGGTTTCCATGACTTTGAGGGTCTTCTGGTTGGTTTGGGTCACATTTGCTGTGTGAGAAGTATGCTGCTGGACACAGTGACTTGGCTCTTTTACCGTGGTCTCCCTGACCCTACGGTAAAACGTGCCtggctgccccccgccccccagcaggaAGGTCCCTGGCCTGTCCGATGTGCTGTGCGGCTGTGGAGCAGGCTTTCTAGGACTGAGAACCTTGAATTCCCACCTGAGTTCTTAGGGGATCCCTGGATGGAGAACAAAGCCATGGCTGTGGGGCAGGCTGACAGCTTTCCGGGGAAGCCAAAGGATGTGGTGGCCACACCCCTAAGCTTTCACTTAACGTTGGGGGTGGTGATGAAGCAAAGGTTATCATTCATGTGTGTTTCCTTCATGGGGTAACCGCTCAATGCTCCCTCCTTTGtcagtgtggtgtggtgtggcCGGTCACTAGAACCTGAGCTACTGCTCAGACATTACCGAGTTCTGTGCCCGGTACTCTGCTGACCACACAGAGGTGAGCAACATGGTCAGCTCAGAGGCTGTTTGCTGGGGTTCTGTTTTATTTGTGAGCGGTCAGGGTGGCTCCTGTGGGGAAGTGAGTTTGCCGTCCTGCAGCtctgagcaagggagaggacTGGGTGGGGGCTTCCTGGAGCAGCGGCACAGCTGTGTGCGGTGGGCAGGCAGGACAGGCAGTGCAGGGCAGCCAGGGGAAGCCTTCCTCTGTTGGGTGGAAAATGTGACTCACATCTCCGGGAACCAGAAAAGGAAAGTTCCCAGAGAGGCATGTCTGGGGAGGCTGCAGAAAATGTCACCCCACTTCGTGTTCTTGTGATGGCGGCTCTGAGGGGATCGTGTGTCCTAAAGGAAGCTCCAGAAGAGACCGTGAGAGTGGCTTTGACAGCAAATGGGGAGATGCAGGCTAAGGTTAAATACTAACCTGGGGGATAGTGTCCATTGGGATGGTTCTCACGTGGTCGGTCTTTCTCCAGGGCAGCGTCGGTTCCACATGCAGCCaatgtgggtggggagaggagtgaGTGGAGTGTGAGTGACACATTCTCAGCCTGGCCCTGCTGCTGGTTTGCTGTGGAGGCTCCAGCAGGTTACTCATTTCGGGCCTTTGGTTTCTCTATCTGGAAAACTAGGGTGTTGGGGGAGGAGTTTGCATCCCATGAGCTCACAGTCTGTTCCAGGTGGGTGTGTGGTGCTGAAGCACAGTGTGCATTCGGCCAGAGTCAGGGAGATGGGCCTGAGCTCGGAACAGGAGGGTGGTGGTGTGGCCTATCCTGGGAGCCCTCTGCCAGGtgggttggggggaagggggggaggagatGAGACTGCCCCCTGTTGTCCATGTGCACAGCCACCGTGTTCCCTCCATCTCGGGAGGTGCCCTAGAGATGACCTGCTGCCAGGAGTGAAGTTAGAATGTCTTCACAGCATCCCCTTGTTCATCGGTGGTTCTGTGTTGCTGGCCCCTGCTAGGCGGCCATATTCTGTCCGGGAGTGGCTGAAATAAAGGCCGCACGTTGACTTTATTCTTCTAGCTTTATTCCAAGCTTCTCTAAATTCATTCTAGGACGCTTTACATTTCTTTGCCTTCTGTGACCACCTCCCCAAAACATGTCCCCACTTTGCGACATTGCGTCAGCCAGGACTCCAGTTCCAAGGAACAAAAACCAGCCTGAGCTGACGTAAGCACAAAAGGAAGGGAGTTTTATTGGGAGGACCCCGGGCCGTCTCCTGGAGCCCAGGGTCATGGGTACAGCAGTTACCAGGAAGGAAGGGCCGGCCCTTGCCTGGGAGAGCTGGTGAGGAAGCCAggctctccctcccctggctctGCACCAGCCCGGATCTCTGCTGCTCACCCACCTAGCCAGGTTGGCACAGCCATCCCATGGCTCCTGAGACCAATCTCAGTCTCCTACTGAGCCTCACTTAGTAGCTGGCCCCGTGCCTGGGTCAGATTTCCAGCTTGGCCTACAGGGCAAGGTCACTTTGGCCACGGCTATCTTAGCCCTGCCTCGTGGATGGAGGTCAGGAGGTGGGGAGAACATGGGCTCAGCATTAAAAAGACCCTTCGGAAGGTAGGCTTCAAGCTGCAGGCTGTCCTCCATGGGCAGCATGACCAGCCCCTGAAGGGCAGGACTCCCCTGTCACCACGGGCTTGGCCCCCAACCCCTCACCTCAGGTGGTCCTCCAACCCCTTTGCAGCtgctcctcttcctttctcacaCGTGGAGAAATGGAGGCTAGAGGGGTGTGGCTACTGCCTGATGAGTGGAGGGCTGGCATTCACTGCAGGTCTACTTGGCCTCTGAGCCTTGTTCTCGTGGCGCCATTTTTGCCCATACCGGGATGGGTTGCACTTACTCCATCCCCATTGCTGATGTGTTGAGCTAATAAATGAAACTCCCTACTTTTCCTTAACGTGCTGCTGCTAAGCCACATCTTCCCCCATCTTGGATGTGAGTAATTTCATGTTAGATCCAAGCACGTCCTGGCTCATCCTTGTAGGTCCAGATCTTTATCACAGAACGTGTTTTTCACTCCTGTTCATTTCCCATCATGGGAAGGTTTGCTGTGCAAGCTTTTTGTATCTTTATCCTGGCTACTGGTTGAAATCTTTAAAGGGAAGGCCAGGGGTGGATGAGCCCTGATCCCCCTCACACTGACATTGCCCTCTCCCCTGGGCCCTCTGGGCGGCCCTTCAACCAGCTGTCTTCCAGTTGTCTTGCAACTCAGGGCACATCCTTCTCCATCTTGTCTTCTGCACTGTCAGGAGAGGTCTTTCCTGGCTGGAACCTTAGGCGGCTATTTGATTCACACACCTTCTCTGTCCTGGATACCAGGCCAAGGTCTGGGGATCCAGAAATGCTTCCTGGTCCTTGCTCTCAAGTGTGCCTGGGCTAGAGGAGCCAGGTGCCGGTGTCTTCTGGGTGCACTTAGAAGGGGTGATTGACTTGCTGAACGTGCAGGTGGCCATAAAAGTCTTCACAGAGAGGATAGGTGAATGAGGTTTTAAAGGATGAGCAGAGTTTACCAGGCAGACAGTATTGATGTTCTTGGGGCAGGGGAGAGTGTCGGCAGAGcagagggggtgaggggtgggataCATCCTGTATTTCTGCCTCCGTCGTGATTTGTGTGGTCATAGTAGAAACCGACTGGAGCTGTCTCTAGCTTAAGCAGAAACCGGGAGTATGTCGGAAGGGTCCTGGGATGGCTTAGAGCACCCGGAGGGGTACAGGGCACACCGTGAGAGAGGCAGGGACTGGGCTTGCTCTGGGGACTTGACTGGAGGGGCTGTGAAGGCTTCTCATGTACCCACCGAGGCCCCGCTCACTGAATTCGCTGTGGTTTAGCAGGTTCTCTTCAGTTTTGAAGTCAGAGGCAGCAGATGGGCTGGGCTTCACTTTGTCTCTCATCAGGAAGGGCTGCGGGACACGCTCacggcagaggaggggagggtgctGACAAGGGCCTTGCGCAGAGGAGCCGCGTTCCCTGCAGGCAGGATGGGTGCCTGTCCACGGTGGTGGAGGGACACGGAGACACGTCTTCCCTCGCAGCTGCACCGCGTGTGGAAGGACTGGGGTCCCAGCTGGGGCGAGCAAGCGACGCCACTCCCTGTCTGCCTGCCGAAGCCGCAGCTGACCCcagcctcctcttctccccagaaTCGGCCTTCGGTGATCACGTGTGCCTCGGCCAGCACCCGCAACTGTAACCTCTCGCACTGCCCCATCGCGCACAGCGGCTGTGTGGCGGCCGGGCCAGCCAGCTACCGGAGGGCCCCGAGCTGTAAGTCACCctgtgtgtggggtgggaggcagccGGGCGGGGGCTCGGGCTTCCTCGTTGGGTAGGATTCAAGTGCAGTGTTTGCAGTTCGGCATTGTGCCGTGGACGGAACAACTAGCCCCTGGAGCTTGTTCTATAGAGGTCGAAAAAGTGTGAGTTGTTTTTGAGCCCACAGGCACCCAGCATTGTGTCTGGCTTGAGTGGGACAGAGGGAAGAAACCTCCAGGATCCCGCTGTAGCGGGACAAGATCTACAATTACTTAAGaccacgcactctctctctgaactCACACCTAGTCCAGGGTGGCACGTTGCTGTGTTCAGAGAAGCGACCTGCCCAAATGCCCAGCTAGGGCGGGTGGAGACGGgccctctgtccccagagccctgACCGACTGCTGTCCTACCCCCCAACAGCCACCACCACCTGTGACCCCGTGGTGGAGGAGCACTTCCGCAGGAGCCTGGGCAAGAACTACAAGGAGCCCGAGCCGGCGCCCAACTCGGTGTCCATCACGGGCTCCGTGGACGACCACTTTGCCAAAGCCCTGGGTGATACGTGGCTTCAGATCAAGGCGGCCAAGGATGGCGCATCCAGCAGCCCCGAGTCAGCCTCTCGCAGGGgccagccctccagcccctcgGCGCACATGGTCAGCCACAGTCACTCTCCCTCCGTGGTCTCGTGAAGGGAGCACCACCCTTGAACAAGATGTCAATCTGCATGGTTTGCCTGAGCTTTGAACAGTCAGtgcttaaaacacagaaaaaaaaaaaattttgtggggggtggggtagggggaagggtagggaagggaTGGTTTATTCGCAAAAACCATGTCGTTgggatttttgttctgttttgtacTTGCTTGGTATTCGTACCTGGGGGCCCTCCGACACGAGAGCAGGAGCTGCACGTGGAGCATCCGATGTAGCGTCCTACCTTCCTGCCTCAGTTACCAAAGAGACCTCTGATGCAGGTCCACTGCCCTGACGGGGGCCAGGACTCCACGGCGCACGCTTTCTCAGTCACAGGCCATGACGTTGGTGACTCAAAtgctttgtgctttttatttgctTCTCGAGACCAGGGTGTGTGTGGCTTAGCTTCCATTGCGTGTTTGGTCCGGCCcgcgcgtgcgtgcgcgcgcgcgcgcgcgtctaCTTGAAGAGAACAGAGAACTGTCGCGTCTGATTTGCACTATTGGAGGAGGGCTAAAGTTGCCTGCCTGACAACTTTATGTGAGATGCTAGTACTCTGAGGGCAAACTGCTGAAAAACAAAGGGTTTAAGGATGACATTTCTGaccatttgtgtttttgttgttttttttttttgttttgttttgttttaatttagacAAAACAGCTTTGGAAGGGGAAGTCTCATACAGGTTATAGGTCTTTCTCTCTAGATTTCAGGTGCTCGCAACTGGACTGCAGACTCTACCAATCACGGGCATTTTTACCTTTCCTAAACACTGCAGTTTGTTAGACTAGAGCTGAGGTTGGACGATTCTATAGTGCTTTCAACGTGATGCAtgttttaatggagaaaaatagcTGGTTTCTATTAATTGTATAGATAGTAAACAAGAACCTTAATACTTACTAGCTTCTTTTCagaattagtttatttttgtcagtTACAGTCCTAGATATACTTACTGCTGGTACAGTTGTACTCTGAGATTTGTGTTTGGTCGTCACACTACTCCTGAGCAGCGCGGGGCTGCCCGGCCCTGGAGACGGGCAGTCGAGTCGTTGGTCAGCCGCGGTGCAGGATGCTGGAGTTTTTGCTGCCGgctgacatttattttttgcatcCCTGTCTGCTTATTACTAGTGCCCAGGGGAGTTGGGATTTGTGTCTTCCAACTTCCCTCCATGCAGAAACTGTTCCCTTTCAACCCTTTTGGCTGAACAGCAGATTACTGACAATCTGTGATATGGTATTTTGTGTGCTTCCTCGTACGCTGGGGCCAAGGCAGTATACATTCCTCTGACTTTATACAGTTATTACTGCATTTATTATTGTTTGCTATAGTAATAGCTACTAACTAGAAATTAGGCAAAGAAGAAAGCATGACGGACACAGCTGTGGATGTTCAACAGCTGCTCCTCTTTTTTGTGTTAAACGTACATTTctattctccccacccctccaccgtGCGACATTCCAGCCTCACCCACCAGAGGGCTTAAGAAGACACCTGCCCTGGTGACACAGGCGTgaccgcctcccctcccccccgtgAGGCACCGTGGACTCGCGGGAGCCCTCCAGGCTGGTTTTCAGTGTAAGAAAAATACAAGTTAGCTGGTTAATTTTGAAAATGGTCACTGGGAAATAAAGGTCAGCGGATTGGCTCTTGCTGTGGTCACAGGGTGGCCGCAGGTCTTTCAAAAGGCGAAAGAAAAGCCCTTCTCCTCTTGCCCCTGCACACATTTCACTCCCACTTAACTGGGCTTCCAGGCTTTCGCATTCAGGCCCCTATATTTTCTGTAGGAAGAAATCAGAACACTTTTTTTATATAGGTAACTTTAAGACCATCATTACGCTGTGCGTAAAGAATGTACAGAGAAATTTGTAGGTATTTTTTGAAGAACAATTAATTTGTTAATGATATGTAGCTATTTAATTTTCCCCTTtcctattgtaatcattttttttttttggtttggaaaaaaaagttgatcttttttttttttttttttttgtcgtagATTTGTCTGTAAAAGTGCAGGAACACAGTTATTCTATGAGAACACTGCATCTGCCTTAATAGCCACTAGTTTGTTATTGCTACAGGCTACTGAGCGTTCACAGGAAAACAACCCCACTGCCGGTGGGCTCTGTGAAGAGCAGGCTCCTGGGACAGCCATCTAGTCTGTCCACAAGCGAGGCCGTTGCTTTGGGAGGAACGGCCCCCGGGCGCTGGCCTATCTGGGATAGGCGGTACCCTGGAGGGGCACCGGCAAGTGGGGAAGCAGAAAACCAAACATTTCACTGGGAAAGGACACACTCCCTGGCCTCGGGAGGAGCACAGTGAGTTCTTCACAGAGCCACGCCGTTGCAGTGAGTTCTGACCGTTCTCTCCATGTTTGTAAATCTGTAATATACCATTCTCTGTGGCCTgttttcctggaagaaaaaaaaaaggtttggcaggccatctttttttttgtacttaaaaGTAGCCTTAAGAACAATAATAAAGTGCTCTTAAACCACAGGCTGTGTGTGTGACCCGTGGGCCCCGGGGAGGGCTCAGTGGCCCTGCACCAACAGATCCCACACAGGCCGGAACACTGCTGAGCACCTGGCCTGCAGAATCCCCACTCTTGTAAGAGCCAGCCTCAGACTCCACTCTAGCCTGGGTCCTGGGCCTGATACAGTAGAGGGCACCCCTGGGTGGGGCAGGCGTGCCCCTCACTTGGCTGCAGGAGAGCGGGCTTGGGTGCCAAGGCCTCCTCTCCggggcaggaggggcacctgCCCAGGCGGCAGTGGCAACTTCTTTCTTCCCCTGAGCAGGGACAGACAGATGCTCTGCCCACACATGAGGACAGGCCAAGCGGCGGAGGAGCCGTCTGGGTCGCTGTCTGTCCATACTGGAGTTCTGGGTTCACTGGAACGAGTGTGGGCCCTTCTGTTCCACATGGAGGTcagctctcttcccctccctctccagcaGACCAGGCTGACAGAGCTCACAGGCACATCAGCCCTCGCTGGTGCCCACAGGCCCCTCTCTGGGGTTTGCATTGTGGTCCAGGGACCCTGGTGCTGCCCCCACAGTGGCTGCCGGAAGGAGCTGGTTTCTCATTTCCCCATTGGCTGTGTGTAGGGCTGACTTCTTCCCTGTCCTCATTGCTGCCCCAGCCGGGGCCAAGGTAGGAAGGATCCTGGGAGTTTTGACTACCAAACgaccagaagaagaagaaaaaagaactcgTGGAGGGAACCAAGTCCAAGATCAGTGGCAATGCCAAAGCCAAGGTTATTATTTAGCTCAGAACTGGCAGGATCATGAATCAGGAGAAATGGAGAACCCCAGAAGCTCCTGGGCAGTGGAGAGGGGGCCCTGGTCCTCAAGGTATGCAGAGGAGGGGACCAGAAAGATGGGAGGGGCGCAGGGCCCAGAGTCACCTATCCTGGAGGTGGCAGTCGCATTCGGGCAACAGAGAAGTCCTCCACAGGCAGCCAGGGAGAAGCCAGCCACACGAGGGTGGGCTGCATCAGACCGTCTCATCGTCGCTCATGTCCCAGATCTGTGTAGAGAAGGGGGGACGTTCAGTGTTCAGCTGGCCGGTGGTGCCcgctgatgtgggctcaaacctgCGCTGGGTGATGACAAGAATGATGGCTCCCACCTGCAGATGACTCACTGCACGCCTCAAGACACCCTTGGCACTAAGGACAGACACCCTATTTCTTGTATAATGAGAGCAAATCCCAGAGAAGGGAGGTCATTTACCTGAGGCCTCACTGCTGAGTGAGTGAACCAGTGGCTAGCCTGGGGGCGGGGTGCTGAGATTTGAACAGGGAGCGTGAACACCCCTTACCTGCACCGTCCACCGCACAGCAGCCA
This DNA window, taken from Neofelis nebulosa isolate mNeoNeb1 chromosome 4, mNeoNeb1.pri, whole genome shotgun sequence, encodes the following:
- the VGLL4 gene encoding transcription cofactor vestigial-like protein 4 isoform X3 — its product is MIHWRRGKHGKQCLSLSSGNQESELEMNKTANGDCRKDPRERSRSPIERAVAPTMSLHGNHLYTSLPSLSMEQPLALTKNSMDASRPAGIAPTLTPAERQQNRPSVITCASASTRNCNLSHCPIAHSGCVAAGPASYRRAPSSTTTCDPVVEEHFRRSLGKNYKEPEPAPNSVSITGSVDDHFAKALGDTWLQIKAAKDGASSSPESASRRGQPSSPSAHMVSHSHSPSVVS
- the VGLL4 gene encoding transcription cofactor vestigial-like protein 4 isoform X2 codes for the protein METPLDVLSRAASLVHADDEKREAALRGEPRMQTLPVASALTSHRTGPPPISPSKRKFSLEQGDDGLDCENDHASKMSRIFNPHLNKTANGDCRKDPRERSRSPIERAVAPTMSLHGNHLYTSLPSLSMEQPLALTKNSMDASRPAGIAPTLTPAERQQNRPSVITCASASTRNCNLSHCPIAHSGCVAAGPASYRRAPSSTTTCDPVVEEHFRRSLGKNYKEPEPAPNSVSITGSVDDHFAKALGDTWLQIKAAKDGASSSPESASRRGQPSSPSAHMVSHSHSPSVVS
- the VGLL4 gene encoding transcription cofactor vestigial-like protein 4 isoform X1, encoding MLFMKMDLLNYQYLDKMNNNIGILCYEGEAALRGEPRMQTLPVASALTSHRTGPPPISPSKRKFSLEQGDDGLDCENDHASKMSRIFNPHLNKTANGDCRKDPRERSRSPIERAVAPTMSLHGNHLYTSLPSLSMEQPLALTKNSMDASRPAGIAPTLTPAERQQNRPSVITCASASTRNCNLSHCPIAHSGCVAAGPASYRRAPSSTTTCDPVVEEHFRRSLGKNYKEPEPAPNSVSITGSVDDHFAKALGDTWLQIKAAKDGASSSPESASRRGQPSSPSAHMVSHSHSPSVVS
- the VGLL4 gene encoding transcription cofactor vestigial-like protein 4 isoform X4; the encoded protein is MIKVRNKTANGDCRKDPRERSRSPIERAVAPTMSLHGNHLYTSLPSLSMEQPLALTKNSMDASRPAGIAPTLTPAERQQNRPSVITCASASTRNCNLSHCPIAHSGCVAAGPASYRRAPSSTTTCDPVVEEHFRRSLGKNYKEPEPAPNSVSITGSVDDHFAKALGDTWLQIKAAKDGASSSPESASRRGQPSSPSAHMVSHSHSPSVVS
- the VGLL4 gene encoding transcription cofactor vestigial-like protein 4 isoform X5, producing the protein MNKTANGDCRKDPRERSRSPIERAVAPTMSLHGNHLYTSLPSLSMEQPLALTKNSMDASRPAGIAPTLTPAERQQNRPSVITCASASTRNCNLSHCPIAHSGCVAAGPASYRRAPSSTTTCDPVVEEHFRRSLGKNYKEPEPAPNSVSITGSVDDHFAKALGDTWLQIKAAKDGASSSPESASRRGQPSSPSAHMVSHSHSPSVVS